One genomic window of Quercus lobata isolate SW786 chromosome 9, ValleyOak3.0 Primary Assembly, whole genome shotgun sequence includes the following:
- the LOC115960631 gene encoding callose synthase 7-like: protein MASTSSGLKPSQSRRVTRAPTRMVDLQNNDEKVIDSELVPSSLAPIIPILRVANEIQPLNPRVAYLCRFHAFEKAHYMDQNSTGRGVRQFKTYLLHRLETEEEETVCILANNDPKEIQLFYQKFYEENIVGSEHTKKPEEMAKIFQIASVLYEVLKTVVPHGRTDEKTERYARDVDKKKEQYEHYNILPLYAVGIKPPIMEFPEIKAALNALRNVDNLPMPRIRVSHGGPDDSPVMSAERVKSINDILDWLSSIFGFQKGNVANQREHLILLLANMLIRKKESDHTELDSATVQKLKMKIFKNYTSWCNYLRVEKKNKTPRNCDTMQVDLIYIGLYLLIWGEASNVRFMPECLCFIFHNMAHEVHGVLFSNLHPVSGETYQEAARDEESFLRDVIAPIYQVLLREVKRNKGGKASHSGWRNYDDLNEYFWSDRCLKLGWPMNPKADFFIHSDAVQPANEFICIWQRVNQAAAGKRKPKTNFVEVRTFLHLYRSFNRMWIFFILAFQAMLIVAWSPSGSLAAFFDAAVFRSVLSIFITSAFLNLFQATLDIVLSWNAWKSLKFSQILRYLLKFAVAAAWAVILPIGYSSSVQNPTGLVKFFSSWAGDWRNHSFYDYAVALYLIPNILSALLFFLPPLRRHMERSNWRIITLVMWWAQPKLYIGRGMHEDMFSLLK, encoded by the exons ATGGCGAGTACGAGCAGCGGTTTGAAGCCGTCGCAATCTCGGAGGGTCACACGGGCGCCGACGCGTATGGTGGATCTCCAAAACAACGATGAGAAAGTGATCGACAGCGAGCTCGTCCCCTCCTCCCTAGCCCCTATCATCCCTATTCTCCGCGTCGCCAATGAGATCCAGCCCCTAAATCCCAGAGTCGCTTATCTCT GCCGCTTCCATGCGTTTGAGAAGGCGCATTACATGGATCAAAATTCAACTGGACGCGGTGTTCGCCAGTTCAAGACATATCTCTTGCACAGACTTGAAACG GAAGAAGAGGAAACGGTGTGTATCCTTGCAAACAACGATCCAAAAGAAATTCAGTTGTTTTACCAGAAATTCTATGAGGAAAATATCGTAGGCAGCGAACATACAAAAAAACC GGAGGAGATGGCTAAGATTTTTCAGATTGCATCAGTATTGTATGAGGTGCTGAAGACAGTTGTACCTCATGGAAGAACTGATGAAAAG ACAGAAAGATATGCCAGAGATGTTGACAAGAAGAAGGAACAGTATGAACACTATAACATTCTTCCACTGTATGCAGTTGGGATTAAACCACCAATCATGGAATTTCCGGAG ATCAAAGCAGCACTTAATGCACTACGTAATGTGGACAATCTTCCAATGCCTAGAATCCGTGTGTCTCACGGTGGCCCTGATGACAGTCCAGTAATGTCGGCAGAGAGGGTTAAATCTATCAATGACATACTTGATTGGCTTTCATCAATCTTTGGATTTCAG AAAGGGAATGTAGCAAACCAGAGGGAACATCTAATATTGCTCCTTGCCAATATGCTCATACGGAAGAAGGAAAGTGATCATACAGAG CTGGATAGTGCCACTGTACAgaagttgaagatgaagattttCAAGAATTATACTTCATGGTGTAATTATTTGCGCgttgaaaaaaagaataa GACTCCTCGAAATTGTGACACAATGCAGGTAGAccttatttatattggactttATCTTCTCATATGGGGTGAAGCTTCAAATGTCAGATTCATGCCTGAATGCCTTTGCTTCATCTTCCATAAT ATGGCACACGAGGTACATGGGGTATTATTTAGCAATCTCCACCCTGTTAGTGGAGAAACATATCAAGAAGCAGCTCGTGATGAAGAATCTTTTTTGAGGGACGTTATAGCCCCTATCTACCAAGTCTTGCTCAGG GAAGTTAAGAGAAACAAAGGAGGCAAGGCAAGCCATTCAGGATGGAGAAATTATGATGATCTAAATGAGTACTTCTG GTCTGATAGGTGTTTAAAGCTAGGGTGGCCAATGAACCCCAAAGCagattttttcattcattcagATGCAGTGCAACCTGCAAATGAG TTCATTTGTATTTGGCAGAGAGTTAATCAAGCTGCTGCTGGAAAGAGAAAGCCTAAAACAAATTTCGTAGAAGTCCGCACATTTTTGCACCTTTACAGAAGTTTTAATCGAATGtggatattttttatattggcTTTCCAG GCAATGTTAATTGTTGCATGGAGTCCGTCTGGATCTCTTGCTGCTTTTTTCGATGCAGCTGTCTTTAGAAGTGTTTTGAGCATCTTCATTACTTCTGCttttcttaatcttttccaAG CCACTCTGGATATAGTTCTTAGTTGGAATGCCTGGAAGAGTTTGAAATTCAGCCAAATACTACGATACCTTCTGAAGTTTGCAGTAGCAGCTGCGTGGGCTGTGATTCTGCCAATTGGTTATTCCAGTTCTGTGCAGAACCCAACAGGATTGGTGAAATTTTTCAGTAGCTGGGCTGGGGATTGGAGGAATCATTCATTTTATGATTATGCTGTTGCACTTTATTTGATACCCAATATCCTCTCTGCTTTACTGTTTTTCCTTCCACCTTTACGGAGACACATGGAGCGTTCAAACTGGCGGATTATCACTCTTGTTATGTGGTGGGCTCAG ccAAAACTTTATATAGGAAGGGGCATGCATGAGGATATGTTCTCTCTGCTGAAGtaa